The proteins below are encoded in one region of Manis pentadactyla isolate mManPen7 chromosome 2, mManPen7.hap1, whole genome shotgun sequence:
- the LRRC14B gene encoding leucine-rich repeat-containing protein 14B: MPLGEGGGGWPKTNRMRSLRSCSAEALVSQPQVARRSLDAVAHSVYPLLFKASYFLEQAEVIRVLLGHWPLEEFRLSALLGPSAEYPVDLRDRACRACLEACVQGLSDYVLHAKGWRRLRMADLTGVRDVEVQQCPCGRALGRWGRTELLCRTCCQLQVEPCTAQRPVQVLADLFVTDGNFKVVVQALGPIGPTPLQLHCLSFRADSLDPGQLLHVLRLAGPQELHRLEVVHNVRLHAGHVQQLLTQVGFPRLASLTLPAKAFDPPPGSPRAPDSEDPFFTSISWELSQMSQLTELSVAFSTLTGKIQKLLGNLGTPLRVLDLANCSLNHADMAFLAACTHATHLEVLDLSGHSLVELFPSTFSRLLGRAAPTLRVLTLEECSIQDNHVGMLGLALSPCRQLRELRFLGNPLSAVALRRLFATLCELPELRCIEFPVPKDCYPEGTAYPQDELDMSKFDQQKYDEIARDLHALLLRAGRDDIRACTPVFGSFDPDIQETSNELGMFLLQAFKTALENFSRALEQME, translated from the exons ATGCCCcttggagaaggaggaggagggtggccAAAGACAAACAGGATGAGGTCGCTGCGTTCCTGTTCTGCTGAGGCCCTGGTGTCCCAGCCCCAGGTGGCCCGGCGGAGCCTGGACGCTGTGGCCCACAGCGTCTACCCGCTCCTGTTCAAAGCCAGCTACTTTCTGGAGCAGGCAGAGGTGATCCGTGTTCTGCTGGGGCACTGGCCGCTGGAGGAGTTCAGACTGAGCGCCCTGCTGGGGCCCAGCGCAGAGTATCCAGTGGACCTACGGGACCGGGCCTGCCGGGCCTGCCTGGAGGCCTGTGTGCAGGGCCTCTCAGACTACGTGCTCCATGCCAAAGGCTGGAGGCGGCTGCGGATGGCCGACCTCACAGGAGTCCGAGATGTGGAGGTGCAACAATGCCCCTGTGGGAGGGCGCTGGGCAGGTGGGGCCGCACAGAGCTGCTGTGCAGGACCTGCTGCCAGCTGCAGGTGGAGCCCTGCACAGCCCAGAGGCCCGTCCAGGTCCTCGCTGATCTCTTTGTCACCGATGGCAACTTCAAGGTGGTGGTGCAGGCCCTGGGGCCGATAGGCCCCACTCCCCTGCAGCTGCACTGCCTCTCCTTCAGGGCGGACAGCCTGGACCCTGGCCAGCTCCTACACGTCCTGCGTCTGGCGGGGCCCCAGGAGCTGCACAGGCTGGAAGTGGTACACAATGTGCGGCTGCATGCAGGTCACGTGCAGCAGCTACTGACCCAGGTGGGCTTCCCCCGGCTGGCCTCACTCACCTTGCCTGCCAAGGCCTTCGACCCTCCCCCTGGCAGCCCCCGAGCCCCTGACAGTGAGGACCCCTTCTTCACCTCCATCTCCTGGGAGCTCAGCCAAATGAGCCAGCTCACTGAGCTGAGTGTGGCCTTCTCCACGCTGACTGGGAAGATCCAGAAACTGCTTGG AAACCTAGGGACCCCACTGAGAGTGCTGGACCTGGCCAACTGCTCCCTGAACCATGCGGACATGGCCTTCCTGGCGGCCTGCACCCATGCTACCCACCTGGAGGTGCTGGACCTCAGTGGGCACAGCCTTGTTGAGCTGTTCCCCTCCACCTTCTCCAGGCTGCTGGGCCGGGCCGCCCCGACACTGAGGGTCCTCACCCTGGAGGAGTGCAGCATCCAAGACAATCACGTGGGCATGCTGGGGCTGGCACTGAGCCCCTGCCGCCAGCTCCGTGAGCTCCGGTTCCTAGGGAACCCGCTGTCGGCTGTTGCCCTGAGGCGCCTCTTTGCCACTCTCTGCGAGCTCCCGGAGCTGCGGTGCATAGAATTCCCAGTACCCAAGGACTGCTACCCCGAGGGTACCGCCTACCCCCAGGATGAGCTAGACATGTCTAAATTCGACCAGCAAAAATATGATGAGATTGCCAGGGACCTGCACGCACTGCTGCTGCGGGCTGGCAGGGATGACATTCGGGCCTGCACCCCAGTTTTCGGAAGCTTTGACCCAGACATTCAAGAAACGAGCAATGAACTTGGAATGTTCTTGCTGCAAGCTTTCAAAACTGCTCTGGAGAACTTCTCCAGAGCACTGGAGCAGATGGAGTAG